In Sphingomonas sp. R1, a single genomic region encodes these proteins:
- a CDS encoding glycosyltransferase: protein MRIVDVNEFYSPTGGGVRTYLDRKMGLMADLGHELIVVAPGAETSVEERPGGGAIHWIKAPPLLLDRNYRIFVKDEPVWAALDRLQPDIVENSSPWLPAWTVGRWQGDAVKVYFAHGDLVGTYPQRWLDGVATPLQVEQAFGWYTRYMARFLEHYDAFVTNGPALAKRFERRGLRVDASVPLGIDRGWFSPDLRDEKLRVSLLAQLGLPPEGHLLLGLGRQHKEKRWPLVIEAVEAAANDLPVGLMLLGDGPQRSQLETLIADSPHIRIFRPVYDRMRLSRLIASCDALIHGSDAEPFGLVAWEALASGLPLIGPDEGGFAEIADPLFAETYAARDTLSAAEAIRRLFARDQSLLRSAARVAAGKVRSDADHAAALMDYYAGLLAERRGGATAAAFGAA, encoded by the coding sequence ATGCGCATCGTCGACGTCAACGAGTTCTACTCGCCTACCGGCGGCGGCGTGCGCACCTATCTCGATCGCAAGATGGGGCTAATGGCCGACCTGGGGCACGAGCTGATCGTCGTCGCGCCGGGTGCGGAAACCAGTGTCGAGGAGCGGCCCGGTGGCGGCGCGATCCACTGGATCAAGGCGCCGCCGCTGCTGCTCGATCGCAACTACCGCATCTTCGTCAAGGACGAGCCGGTCTGGGCGGCTCTCGACCGGCTGCAGCCGGATATCGTCGAGAACAGCTCGCCCTGGCTGCCCGCCTGGACCGTGGGGCGGTGGCAGGGCGACGCGGTGAAGGTCTATTTCGCGCATGGCGACCTGGTCGGCACCTATCCGCAGCGCTGGCTGGACGGCGTGGCGACGCCGCTGCAGGTGGAGCAGGCGTTCGGCTGGTATACCCGCTACATGGCCCGCTTCCTCGAACACTATGACGCGTTCGTCACCAATGGCCCGGCGCTGGCCAAGCGGTTCGAGCGCCGCGGGCTGCGTGTTGACGCATCGGTGCCGCTGGGGATCGACCGCGGCTGGTTCTCGCCCGATCTGCGCGACGAAAAGCTTCGCGTGTCACTGCTCGCCCAGCTCGGGCTGCCGCCGGAGGGGCATCTGCTGCTCGGGCTGGGTCGCCAGCACAAGGAAAAGCGCTGGCCACTGGTGATCGAAGCGGTCGAAGCCGCGGCGAACGACCTGCCGGTGGGGCTGATGCTGCTCGGCGACGGGCCGCAGCGTAGCCAGCTGGAGACGCTGATCGCGGACAGCCCGCACATCCGGATCTTTCGTCCGGTCTATGACCGGATGCGGCTGTCGCGGCTCATCGCCAGCTGCGATGCACTGATCCATGGGTCGGATGCCGAACCGTTCGGGCTGGTCGCCTGGGAGGCGCTCGCCTCCGGGCTGCCGCTGATCGGGCCGGACGAGGGAGGGTTTGCCGAAATCGCCGATCCGCTGTTCGCCGAAACCTACGCGGCGCGCGATACCTTGTCTGCCGCGGAGGCGATCCGGCGACTGTTCGCGCGGGACCAGTCCCTGCTGCGGAGCGCGGCGCGCGTCGCTGCGGGCAAGGTGCGCAGCGACGCCGATCACGCCGCCGCGCTGATGGACTATTATGCCGGGCTGCTCGCCGAGCGTCGCGGCGGCGCGACTGCAGCTGCATTCGGCGCCGCATAG